Proteins from a genomic interval of Halorubrum depositum:
- a CDS encoding 2-oxo acid dehydrogenase subunit E2, whose amino-acid sequence MTVEEFRLPDVGEGVAEGELVSWLVAPGDRVEEDQPVAEVETDKALVEVPSSYDGTVEELFVEEGEMVPVGDVIISFRVDEDGAEADDSGSADEGDVDETSPDAGEPESAESDDAAESEPATSSGRTFAPPSARRLARELGVDVAAVDGSGPGGRVTEADVRAHANGDAGAADAGDAESDESPAPTPADVDFDDRQSVVDARGDDGAAEPSPTIDSGSSPEPAGRDTTLATPATRKLARDLGVDIDDVPTDETRDGEAFVTDEDVRAYADALESATAESAPEPEPVDVDETAAATADATAGDTSTASASAAGGETTAGDETVPYRGVRRTIGKQMERSKFTAPHVTHHDTAEVDALVEAREELKPRAEERGVNLTYMPFVMKAIVAGLKEHPYLNSELREDDEEIVLRKEYNLGIAVATDAGLMVPVVDDVDEKGLFELAAEVRDLATRARDRSLKPAEMKGSTFTVTNFGAIGGEFATPIINYPETAIMGLGAIEERPVVRDGEVVPAPTLPLSLSIDHRVVDGAVAARFANTVMEHLEHPLLLLTR is encoded by the coding sequence ATGACCGTCGAGGAGTTCAGGCTGCCGGACGTCGGCGAGGGCGTCGCGGAGGGCGAGCTGGTCTCGTGGCTCGTTGCGCCCGGCGACCGCGTCGAGGAGGACCAGCCGGTCGCGGAGGTCGAGACCGACAAGGCGCTCGTCGAGGTCCCGTCGAGCTACGACGGGACCGTCGAAGAGCTGTTCGTCGAGGAGGGGGAGATGGTCCCGGTCGGCGACGTGATCATCTCGTTCCGCGTCGACGAGGACGGGGCGGAGGCGGACGACTCCGGCTCCGCCGACGAAGGGGACGTCGACGAGACGAGTCCCGACGCGGGCGAACCGGAATCGGCCGAGTCGGACGACGCCGCCGAGTCGGAGCCGGCGACCTCGTCCGGCCGAACCTTCGCACCGCCGTCGGCCCGGCGGCTCGCTCGCGAGCTCGGCGTCGACGTCGCGGCCGTCGACGGGAGCGGTCCCGGCGGTCGCGTCACCGAGGCCGACGTGCGGGCGCACGCGAACGGAGACGCCGGAGCCGCCGACGCGGGCGACGCCGAATCCGACGAGTCGCCCGCGCCGACCCCGGCCGACGTCGACTTCGACGACCGGCAGTCGGTCGTGGACGCGCGCGGCGACGACGGTGCCGCAGAGCCCTCGCCGACCATCGATTCGGGGTCGTCGCCCGAACCGGCCGGCCGCGACACGACGCTCGCGACGCCGGCGACGCGGAAGCTCGCCCGCGACCTCGGCGTCGACATCGACGACGTGCCGACCGACGAGACCCGCGACGGCGAGGCGTTCGTCACGGACGAGGACGTGCGGGCGTACGCGGACGCGCTGGAGTCGGCGACGGCCGAGTCGGCGCCCGAACCGGAGCCGGTCGACGTGGACGAGACGGCGGCCGCGACCGCCGACGCGACCGCTGGTGACACGTCGACGGCGAGCGCGTCTGCCGCCGGCGGGGAGACGACCGCCGGCGACGAGACCGTCCCCTACCGCGGGGTGCGCCGCACCATCGGGAAGCAGATGGAGCGGTCGAAGTTCACCGCTCCGCACGTCACCCACCACGACACCGCCGAGGTCGACGCCCTCGTCGAGGCGCGCGAGGAGCTGAAGCCGAGGGCCGAGGAGCGGGGGGTGAACCTCACCTACATGCCGTTCGTGATGAAGGCGATCGTCGCGGGGCTGAAAGAGCACCCGTACCTCAACAGCGAGCTGCGCGAGGACGACGAGGAGATCGTGCTGAGGAAGGAGTACAACCTCGGGATCGCGGTCGCGACCGACGCCGGGCTGATGGTGCCCGTCGTCGACGACGTCGACGAGAAGGGGCTCTTCGAGCTGGCCGCGGAGGTGCGCGACCTCGCGACGCGCGCCCGGGACCGGTCGCTCAAGCCGGCCGAGATGAAGGGGAGCACGTTCACCGTCACCAACTTCGGCGCCATCGGCGGGGAGTTCGCCACGCCGATCATCAACTACCCCGAGACGGCCATCATGGGCCTCGGCGCCATCGAGGAGCGCCCCGTCGTCCGAGACGGCGAGGTCGTCCCGGCGCCGACCCTCCCGCTGTCGCTGTCGATCGACCACCGCGTCGTCGACGGCGCGGTCGCCGCCCGATTCGCGAACACCGTAATGGAACACCTTGAACACCCGCTGCTACTGTTGACTCGATAA
- a CDS encoding alpha-ketoacid dehydrogenase subunit beta has protein sequence MSDTQNLTVVQAVRDGLYSEMREDDDVLVLGQDVGKNGGVFRATEGLYDEFGGDRVVDTPLAESGIVGAAVGMAAMGLRPVPEIQFSGFMYPGFDQIVSHMARFRARSRSRFSLPMTLRAPYGGGIRAPEHHSESKEAFYAHEAGLKVVIPSTPYDAKGLLAASIRDPDPVIFLEPKLIYRAFREEVPEEPYTVPIGEAATRREGDDVAVFTYGAMTRPTLEAAENLAEEGIECEVVDLRTVSPLDREAIVDAFERTGRAVVVHEAPKTGGLAGEITAIIQEEALLYQEAPVKRVTGFDVPYPLYALEDYYLPTAARIEDGILEAVEF, from the coding sequence ATGAGCGATACACAGAACCTCACCGTCGTACAGGCGGTACGTGACGGGTTGTACAGCGAGATGCGCGAGGACGACGACGTCCTCGTGCTCGGCCAGGACGTCGGGAAGAACGGCGGCGTCTTCCGGGCGACAGAGGGGCTCTACGACGAGTTCGGCGGCGACCGCGTCGTCGACACCCCGCTGGCGGAGTCCGGCATCGTCGGCGCCGCGGTCGGCATGGCCGCGATGGGGCTCCGCCCCGTTCCCGAGATCCAGTTCTCCGGGTTCATGTACCCCGGCTTCGACCAGATCGTCTCCCACATGGCCCGGTTCCGCGCCCGGAGCCGGAGCCGCTTTTCGCTCCCCATGACGCTGCGCGCCCCCTACGGCGGGGGGATCCGCGCGCCCGAGCACCACTCCGAGTCGAAGGAGGCGTTCTACGCGCACGAGGCCGGCCTCAAGGTCGTCATCCCCTCGACGCCGTACGACGCGAAGGGCCTCCTCGCGGCGTCGATCCGCGACCCCGACCCGGTGATCTTCCTCGAACCGAAGCTCATCTACCGAGCCTTCCGCGAGGAGGTCCCCGAGGAGCCGTATACGGTCCCGATCGGCGAGGCCGCGACCCGCCGCGAGGGCGACGACGTGGCCGTGTTCACCTACGGCGCCATGACGCGCCCGACGCTGGAGGCCGCGGAGAACCTCGCCGAGGAGGGGATCGAGTGCGAGGTCGTCGACCTCCGCACCGTCTCCCCGCTCGACCGCGAGGCGATCGTCGACGCCTTCGAGCGCACCGGTCGCGCGGTCGTCGTCCACGAGGCGCCGAAGACGGGCGGGCTCGCCGGGGAGATCACGGCGATCATCCAGGAGGAGGCGCTGCTGTACCAGGAGGCGCCCGTGAAGCGCGTCACCGGCTTCGACGTGCCGTACCCGCTGTACGCGCTGGAGGACTACTACCTCCCGACCGCGGCGCGCATCGAAGATGGAATCCTGGAGGCGGTCGAGTTTTAA
- the pdhA gene encoding pyruvate dehydrogenase (acetyl-transferring) E1 component subunit alpha: MSVFDRAYDDPVRVLDEDGEVVGDVPDLGDEELVDMYRHMRLVRHFDGRAVSLQRQGRMGTYPPLSGQEGAQIGSATALAEGDWMVPSYREHGAALVHGLPLKQTLLYWMGHEAGNKAPEDVNVFPVAVPIASQVPHATGASWAAKLRGTDEAFLCYFGDGATSEGDFHEGVNFAGVFDTPTVFFCNNNQWAISVPRERQTRSATLAQKAEAYGIDGVQVDGMDPLAVYAVTAAALEKARDPEPDRPRPTLIEAIQYRFGAHTTADDPTVYRDDDEVERWKAKDPIPRLETYLRSEGVLDDERVAEIETAVEERVADAIDAAEAVARPEPSELFEHAYAEIPPELRRQREEFAALRETRGDEAFLEE, encoded by the coding sequence GTGAGCGTATTCGACAGGGCGTACGACGATCCGGTCCGCGTGCTCGACGAGGACGGCGAGGTCGTCGGCGACGTCCCCGACCTCGGTGACGAGGAGCTCGTCGACATGTACCGGCACATGCGGCTCGTCCGACACTTCGACGGCCGCGCGGTGAGCCTCCAGCGGCAGGGGCGGATGGGGACGTACCCGCCGCTGTCGGGACAGGAAGGCGCGCAGATCGGCTCCGCGACGGCGCTCGCCGAGGGCGACTGGATGGTCCCCTCGTACCGCGAGCACGGCGCGGCGCTGGTCCACGGGCTCCCGCTGAAACAGACGCTCCTCTACTGGATGGGTCACGAGGCCGGCAACAAGGCGCCCGAGGACGTCAACGTCTTCCCGGTCGCCGTCCCCATCGCCTCGCAGGTGCCGCACGCCACGGGGGCGTCGTGGGCCGCGAAGCTCCGCGGCACCGACGAGGCGTTCCTCTGTTACTTCGGCGACGGCGCGACGAGCGAGGGCGACTTCCACGAGGGGGTCAACTTCGCCGGCGTCTTCGACACGCCGACCGTCTTCTTCTGTAACAACAACCAGTGGGCGATCTCCGTGCCCCGCGAGCGGCAAACCCGGAGCGCGACGCTGGCCCAGAAGGCCGAGGCGTACGGGATCGACGGGGTGCAGGTCGACGGGATGGACCCGCTCGCGGTGTACGCCGTCACGGCGGCCGCCCTTGAGAAGGCGCGCGACCCGGAGCCCGACCGGCCGCGCCCGACGCTGATCGAGGCGATACAGTACCGGTTCGGCGCGCACACGACCGCCGACGACCCCACCGTCTACCGCGACGACGACGAGGTCGAGCGCTGGAAGGCGAAGGACCCGATCCCGCGGCTGGAGACCTACCTCCGCTCGGAGGGGGTCCTCGACGACGAGCGGGTCGCGGAGATCGAGACCGCGGTCGAGGAGCGGGTCGCCGACGCGATCGACGCGGCGGAGGCGGTCGCGCGGCCGGAGCCGAGCGAGCTGTTCGAACACGCGTACGCGGAGATCCCGCCCGAGCTACGGCGGCAGCGCGAGGAGTTCGCCGCGCTCCGCGAGACGCGCGGCGACGAGGCGTTCCTGGAGGAGTAA
- a CDS encoding CopG family transcriptional regulator has protein sequence MGNKNKTISFRVNEDAFEALRDIAEERDISLSAVFRDYVDTLVAHDGQVRAVPEAELESMGEPGESFPPRVEVPKSFIREHERLELEADHLREQLDEYKRYVNHLREQLDDDEEDVIQLEDLDDERDDRGERDEPSFRLG, from the coding sequence ATGGGCAACAAGAACAAGACGATCTCGTTCCGCGTCAACGAGGACGCGTTCGAGGCGCTCCGCGACATCGCCGAGGAGCGGGACATCTCGCTGTCGGCGGTGTTCCGGGACTACGTGGACACGCTCGTTGCCCACGACGGACAGGTCCGCGCCGTCCCGGAGGCGGAGCTCGAGAGCATGGGCGAGCCGGGCGAGTCGTTCCCCCCGCGCGTCGAGGTCCCGAAGAGCTTCATCCGCGAGCACGAGCGGCTGGAGCTGGAGGCCGACCACCTCCGCGAGCAGCTGGACGAGTACAAGCGGTACGTCAATCACCTCCGCGAGCAGCTCGACGACGACGAGGAGGACGTGATCCAGTTAGAGGACCTCGACGACGAGCGCGACGACCGCGGCGAGCGCGACGAGCCCTCCTTCCGGCTTGGGTAA
- a CDS encoding RPA family protein, producing the protein MSQSAPTREVARRVFASEFNDAGYTFTESDDERAPVYALLPTGESSNRVFFVGTLTEKEDVGEDSEYWRGRIVDPTGTFFVYAGQYQPEAASKLRDLEPPAYVAVVGKPRTYETDDGTVRVSVRPESITEVDAATRDRWVAETATRTIERVAAFDDDGNEYARMAREEYDLDPETYKAAALSALEDLDEGDGDELAGDAADEDLADGDAAGDATDPAGTPEP; encoded by the coding sequence ATGAGTCAATCCGCACCCACCCGAGAGGTCGCCCGGCGCGTGTTCGCGAGCGAGTTCAACGACGCCGGCTACACGTTCACCGAGTCCGACGACGAGCGCGCCCCCGTCTACGCGCTGTTACCGACGGGCGAGTCCTCGAACCGCGTGTTCTTCGTCGGCACCCTCACGGAGAAGGAGGACGTCGGCGAGGACAGCGAGTACTGGCGCGGCCGCATCGTCGACCCGACGGGCACGTTCTTCGTGTACGCCGGCCAGTACCAGCCCGAGGCCGCCTCCAAGCTCCGCGACCTGGAGCCGCCCGCCTACGTCGCAGTCGTGGGGAAGCCCCGGACGTACGAGACCGACGACGGCACCGTCCGGGTCTCCGTCCGCCCCGAGTCGATCACCGAGGTCGACGCCGCCACCCGCGACCGCTGGGTCGCCGAGACGGCCACTCGGACGATCGAGCGCGTCGCCGCGTTCGACGACGACGGGAACGAGTACGCGCGGATGGCCCGTGAGGAGTACGACCTCGACCCCGAGACGTACAAGGCCGCCGCGCTGTCGGCGCTGGAGGACCTCGACGAGGGCGACGGCGACGAGCTCGCCGGCGACGCCGCGGACGAGGACCTTGCCGACGGCGACGCCGCCGGTGACGCGACGGATCCGGCCGGGACGCCGGAGCCCTGA